One region of Candidatus Omnitrophota bacterium genomic DNA includes:
- a CDS encoding TIGR00730 family Rossman fold protein has protein sequence MRENVAIVNDFTQEDTWRIFRIMSEFVDGFETLSKAGQAVSIFGSSRFKPGSKYYRMAEETAYLLAKEGYAIITGSGPAIMEAANKGAKRAKGHSIGLNIQIPLEQEANKYVDTLLDFRYFFVRKVMFVKYAKAFVIMPGGYGTLDEFFEAINLIQTQRIQKFPVVIMGSEYWKGMIDWLKSTALKSGAISKEDLKLFTIVDEPKDVVGVIKKFYKNQARE, from the coding sequence ATGCGCGAGAACGTCGCCATCGTAAATGATTTCACGCAGGAGGACACCTGGCGGATATTCAGGATAATGTCCGAGTTCGTCGACGGATTCGAGACACTTTCCAAGGCCGGCCAGGCCGTGTCGATATTCGGCTCCAGCCGTTTCAAGCCCGGCAGTAAATACTACAGGATGGCCGAGGAGACCGCTTACCTGCTCGCCAAGGAAGGATACGCCATCATAACCGGCAGCGGCCCCGCGATCATGGAGGCCGCAAATAAGGGCGCGAAGAGGGCGAAAGGCCACTCGATAGGCCTGAATATCCAGATACCTCTCGAACAAGAAGCCAATAAATACGTGGACACCCTCCTCGATTTCCGCTATTTCTTCGTCAGGAAAGTCATGTTCGTAAAATACGCGAAGGCCTTCGTGATAATGCCCGGAGGCTACGGCACGCTCGACGAATTCTTCGAGGCCATCAACCTTATCCAGACCCAGCGCATCCAGAAATTCCCGGTAGTCATCATGGGAAGCGAGTACTGGAAAGGGATGATCGACTGGCTCAAATCTACGGCCCTCAAGAGCGGGGCAATATCCAAAGAAGACCTTAAGCTCTTCACGATCGTGGATGAGCCGAAAGACGTTGTCGGTGTGATAAAGAAATTTTACAAAAATCAGGCGAGAGAATAA